The stretch of DNA TACCATGATCGCGTGTTCCAGGCCGTGCACGTGCAGCGCCAGCGCCTGATGAAGGATGACCAGATCATCGAGTGGGCGGTCAAGAACGGTCTCGACAAGGCCAAGTTCATGGAAACCTGGAACTCCTTCGGCGTGACCACCAAGCTGCGCCGCCTGCAGCAGACCGCCAGCGCCTACAAGGTGAGCGGCACCCCGACCATCATCATCGACGGCAAGTACGTGGTGTCGCCGGGCCAGATCCAGGAATCGAACAAGATCCAGGACGTCAACCAGCTGATGCAGGCGACCTCCCAGGTCCTGGACAAGCTCGTCGAGCGGGCAGCCAAGACCAAATGAGTAAAGACGTCGAACGCGAAGTCCTCAAGATGTACGATGGGTCCCGGCCCAACGAGGACGACCTGTTTGAGACCAGCTATGTGAACCACATTGCGTGGTCGGTGGCGGTGCTCTGCACGGGCATCGCCATCTGGCTCGCCATTGCCCTCGTCAATGCCGAGAACCAGCGCTACGCCCTGATGAGCAACAAATGCCCCGATCCACTCTTCAAGGGCGGCATCGACAAGGCCTGTCTCGTGACCGTGCGTTCGCGCGACCACTGGTGGGAACACCTGTGGTACGGGATGACGCACGTGAGCGGCCAGTACGACGAGCACGTCTCGCGTTATCCCTCCCGGCGCGCGCCCGAACGCTGAACCCTAGGGGTTCAGCGCCTTTCGTTCTTCCAGCGACAGCACTTGCGGCGGCGTCACCGGCTCGCTCGTGCCCGGCCGGAAGAAGGGATTCTCCCGGTAGCTGCCGCCCAGGCGCGCCTTCATGAGCATCGTTCCGATCCTGCACACGGCCCAGGCCGTGCCCAGTACGCTCGACTTCACGGGCCCCTTGGCCGACCCTGTCTCGACCCGGCAGCGCAGCGGGCCAAGCTGGCGCGCGAGCTCCGCATCGGACGCATCCAGGCAGGTCCGCACCAGTCCCAGGTAGGAGGTGCGCGGATCGCGCGGCGTGTTGCCGACCGGGGTGCGGCAGCAGTTCGCATACCAGCGGTATAGCCCTTGGGGGCTGAGCGACATGCAGGCCAGGTGCTCGAGGCCCGCGTCGAAGCGCACGGCGGCGGGCAGGGTGGCGGCCACCTCGGTGCCACCGAGCGGGTCGAGCACGCTCGTCCCCAGGAAGCGGCCATAGGCCTGGCAATCCTTGCAATAGCAGACGGCACGCGCGGCCACGCGCCTGGCGTCGACCTGGCCGCGCAGCTTGCCGCAGCGGCAGCGTAGAGCGATCGTCATCTTACCCCTCCCTGTCCGGCGAATCCTCGCAGCGGCCCGCGTCGGCGCGTGTCCGCTCGGCTTGTCCTTCCTGTCCCGTATCGAGCGGCAGCGTGATCACGAAGCGCGCCCCGCCCAGCGGCGCGCTGTCCGCGCGCAGGCTGCCGCCGTGCAGCGCCACCGCCTTGCGCGCGATCGACAGACCGAGGCCAAAGCCGCCGGTGGCGCGGTCGCGGCTGCGGTCGAGCCGGTAGAACGGCTCGAAGACCCTGTCGCGCTCATCGAGCGGGATGCCGGGACCGTCGTCGTCGACCGTGATCTCGACGCCGTCGCCGCTGCGCGCCGCCGCCAGTAGTATGCGGCCGGCCGCATATTTTTGCGCGTTGCGCAGCAGGTTGCAGACGGCGCGCGCCAGCAGGCGGCGGTCGAGCGCGAGCTCGCCCAGGTCCTCGGCCAGCACGCAGTCGAGCGCGTGCGGCGAAGGAGGCAGCATCTCGAGGCAGTCGCGCAGTACCGTATCGAGCCGGACCGGCTCGCGCTGCAGCTGGCGTGTGCTGTCGAGTTTACTCATGTCGAGCAGCTCACCCACCAGGGAATTCAGTTCGCGCAGGTCGCCTTCCATCGCCCGGATGCGCTTGCCCAGGTCGGGGTCTCTGGCGCGCGCATCCAGCAGCTCCAGGCCGAATTCGAGCCGCGCGATCGGCGTGCGCAATTCGTGCGACACCGAGTGCAGCAGGCTTTTCTGCGCTTCCAGCAGGTCTTCGATGCGGTCGGCCATGTGGTTGATGCGTTCGGCCAGCGGATAGATGCTGGCCGAGGGCTTCATCTGCGAACGCGCGCTCAGCTTGCCGCTGCCGAACTCGTCGGCCATGCGCGACAGCGACTGCAAGCCTTGCCAGTGCGAGCGCGACCACAGCGCGATCGGCACCAGGAGCGCGATCGCCACGATCACGTAGCGCAGCGCTTCCATCGTGAGCGCTTTGCCGATGTCCACCGGCAGGTCCTGCGCATGCAGCACTTCCTCGTTGCTGCCGATGTAGCGCTGGCCGTCGAGGTCGACGCGGCGGTAGAAGCCGCGATTGGCGGGATCGAGCACCAGTTCGCCGCGCTCGAGCAGGGCGCGCCGGCCGGCCGGCAGGGCGCTGCGTGCCTGTGCCAGCGGAATCAGGTCGTAGCGCACATCGGACACGACGCGCACGTTGTTCAGGCGCGCCAGCCATTCGTCGCTTGGGGCCTGGTCAATGTACTGTTCCAGCAGGAAGATCTGGGCGGCCGCCTGGCGGCGTGCGATGTCCTCGAGCGGATCCCCGAACAGCCGGCTGAAGGCGAAATAGATCACGAAGGTGGCCGCCGTGATCGAGAGCATGACCAGCACGAAGAAACGGAAGAATATCCGGTTCACGTGCCCATCCCGCATAACTGCTTGTTACGAAACGCTGCCAAACACATAGTATCTCCTTGGCAGCATTGTATAGGAGCAGGTGCCTCTTAGGAATCTTCCTACCGGCTTTCCTCTCGCTTACAAATTGCAGACAATTCCTCGACAGTTCGAGGGGGAATGCAGGGCGTGGACTTCCTATGATGCTCAACATCAGGTTAAGGATTTTTATCTGGTTTTCCGTTTGCCCGCCTGATATGCGAGTGTCGGCGGGTTTTTTTATATCTAAGGGAACGATCGGTGGAGAAGAAAATGAGGAAGTTTCGACGCACTCTGATCAACGCCGCCGCCGTCATCGGCGTGGGCGTGGCTTTGGCAGCCTGCGGCGGCGGCGGTGAAGACATTGCCGTCATGAAGAACCAGACCGCAGGGCTGGGCATTGCGGTCGGCGAGCCCAATGGCGGCATGCCGGTCGTTTCCGAGTACATCAAGATGGCCCAGGAAGCATCCTGCGCATCGACCCGCAACAATCTGTATGTCGTCGACAGCAAGTACGTGCTGTGGGACCGCGCCGGCAACTGCGCCGACAACTCCACTGGCCAGACCCTGATGGGCGCGACCCCGCAGGCCGTGCTGTGCACCTCGGGCGACACGATCGCCGGCCCGCGCACCAGCTGCCTCGATGCGAGCGTACGCCCCCTGTTCGACACCATGCTGAAGAACCTCGACAAGGCCGACCTGGGCCTGGGCGCCGGCCACAAGGTCGAGCCGGTCGGCTTCCTGCCCAAGTCGGGCACTCCGGTCGCCTTCCAGACCATCGTCAGCGAAAGCTTCTCGAACATCGAGACGGCGCGCGAAGTCGTGATCAAGGACGCGGCCGCGTGGTCGGCCCTGTGGTCCGAACACAGCAAGACCCGCATCGCAGCGCCGCAAGTCGATTTCTCGCGCCACATGCTGGTGGCGGTATTCCAGGGCAGCGGCAATCCGGGCTGCGGCAGCTTCGACGTGGTGCACGTCGGCGCGAAAGACGGCAAGCTGCTGGTCGAATACGAGATCCGCGACATGTCGCCGGTCATGCTGTGCCTGGCCGCCGTGACCCAGCCGATGCGCGTGGTCGCGGTGCCGAAGATCGATGCGCCGGTCGAGTTCCGCAAGATCGTCAACGACTACGTCAACTTCACCACGGTCGAGCCGCATGTGCGCACCGGCATCCTCGAGCAGCGCAATGTCGTGGTGCGCGACGAGGCGGCCTGGACGCGCCTGTGGGCCGAACATGCCGGCAGCGAGCATGCCTTGCCGAAGATCGATTTCAAGGAGCAGATGGTGATCGGCGTGTTCCGCGGTCCCAAGCCCAGTACCTGCCACGGCGGCGGCGTCGCCAACGTGAGCTTCCGGAACGGCAAGCTGCAGGTGGGCGTGGTCGACACCGTGCCCGGCCCCGGCGTCTTCTGCGGCATGATGATCGTCCACCCGGCGCACCTGGTGATCGTCAAGCGCAGCGAGGCGCCGGTGGAATTCGTCACAGAAACCCGATCCACCCAGTAACAATGCGTGAGAGTTCGGCTTGCCCGACGTAAAATGTTGGATTGCCGAACTCTGCCGATTGTGAACGACATGAAGAAGCTTTTCGCCCTGGTTCTGGCTGTCTCGGGCAGCGCCGCAAGCGCACAGACGCCGACCACCAACCCGATGCCCGACGGCAGCCGCGATATGTATGCGGGGCTGGGCGTCGTGTCGGCGCCGCGGTACGAGGGGGCGGACAGCAGGAAGATCAGGGCATTGCCGGTGCTTCAGGCCCAATGGAGCAACGGCATGTTTGTTTCCGGCATGAGCGCCGGAATGCACCTGTCCGCCAGACCGCTGGTCGAATACGGTCCGCTGCTGGCCGTTCATCCGCGCCGCACCGCATCGGGCACCGGCTCCATCGTCGGCGGCGTCGATGCCTTTGCCACGCTGCTGCCGTCGACCGAGCGCGCCATGAAGAGCCCGAATCCGCTGGCCGGCATGGAAGAGATCAAGGCGCGTCTTGAAGCGGGCGCTTTCTTCAATGTGTATCTGTCGCCGCAATGGCGCCTGACCAGCAGCGTGCTGGCCGGCGCCGGCAACGACCGCAACGGCGTGCGTGGCGAGTTCGGCATCCAGCGCCTGGCGATGCAGCTGGCCCCGCACCACACGCTGTCGCTGTCGGCCGGCCTGGGGCTGGCCAACCGCGCCTACCAGCAGAGCTACTTCGGCGTCAGCGCCGAGCAGGCCGCGAGCAGCGGCAACCGCTTCTACCGCCCGGACGGCGGCCTGAAGGACCTGCGCATCGGCGCGCGCTGGAACTGGGCGCTGTCGCCCTCGTGGATGCTGACATCGAGCGTGCAGGGCACGCGCCTGATGGGCGACACCCGCCGCAGCCCGCTCGTCGAGCGGCCCGACAACCTGACGGTTTCGACCGCCTTCGCCTACCGGTTCTGATGATGCGATTCGCTCACGCCACCGCATGCGTACTGCTCCTGAGCTCGGCCAGCCTGGCCGCGGCGCAGGCGCTTGCGCCGGCGTCGGAGTGGGCGAGCTACCGCGACGCCTACCGCAGCCTGGTCGTGTTCGAGAAATACGGCGGCGCCAAGAACCTGCTGCAGAACCACCTGCAACTGCTGCCGCGCGAGAAAGGCGCGTTGGGAGAGGGCCTGCAACTGGTCCTGACGGGCAAGACCGTACAGACCAGCCTGGCGCTCGACGCCCTGGGACGCGGCGTGCTGCCCCTGGTGAAGGCCGCCTACGACGACAACGCCGTGCTGGCGCCGAACCGCAAGATCGGCCCTTTCAGCCTGCGTGCCCGGGTGAGCATCGCGCCGCGGGCGGACAACGTCTACGACACGGACGAGCTGCGCGCCGCCTGCGCCCAGGCCCTGTCCTATGCCCGCCACGTCGATGCCACGGCGCGCTCGCGCCAGTGCGTGGGGGTGCGCATGGTGTTCCCGAAGAAGGGCGTGGAGGCCTCGGTCAAGCTGCGCCGTCCGGACGGCGAGCAGGCGCTGCCGCTCACGCCTGGTGCGGCCTTCGGCGGCGACCTCGATGCCGACTTCCCGACCGTGAACTACCGCTTCGGCGCCGAGCGGGCGCAGGTGATCACCTATAGCGCGCCGCTGGCGATCGTGCCGCTGTTCGAGTGATCAATCCCAGGCCGACGGCGAGAACAGATAGCCTTCGCCCCACACCGTCTTGATCTTTTCCGAATCGGCGTCCTCGAACTTGCGGCGCAGCTTGGAGATGCAGTTGTCGATGCTGCGGTCCAGCCCATCGAATTCGATCCCGCGCATCTTCTTGAGCAGCGCGTCGCGCGACAGCACGCGGCCGGCGGCTTCGGCCAGCACCAGCAGCAGCTTGTATTCTGTATTCGACAGCACGCAGGGTTCGCCGCGCCAGACCACGCTGCGGTCGCTGGTGACGATGCGCAGCGCGCCGAACTGCAGCACGCGCGCATCAAGCCCGCCCTTGGCCTGGGCCGTGCGCCGCAGCAGGGCGCGCAGGCGCGCCAGCAGCACGCGCGGCTGCACCGGCTTGTTGACGAAATCGTCGGCGCCCTGTTCCAGGCCCGAGACTTCGTCGTAGGAGTCCTCGCGCGCGGTCAGGATCAGGATCGGCACTTCGGACACTTCGCGGATCCGGCGGCACACCACCATGCCGTCCAGACCCGGCAGCATCAGGTCGAGCACGACCACGTCGGGCGAGAGCGTCTTGAAACGCTCCAGCGCCTGGTCGCCGCGCGTGACCAGGTCGACCGCGAATTCATAGCCGGACAGGTATTCAGTGACGAGCTCGGCCAGGCGTGCATCGTCTTCCACTAACATCACTCGGTACATGCTTGTATCTCCTCCGTCCGAGATTGTATAGAACTCGTTGCCCGACAGCACAACCCCTACAAAGAGGGGACATTTGCTTACAGTTCGGTGACAATGATGCGCTCGCCCCACCATCGTGTAAAGTTGAAGTGCAGTAACGCCAACAACCCATGCATCGGAGACCACCGGATGAGACTTCACCGCCGCCCGCTCGGGCTGACCCTGATCGCCACCTTGTTTCTCGCCGCCGGCCCGGCCGCGGCCCAGGAGAGCGCCGTCGCACCCCCGGCCGCGATGGTGCTGGAAAACGTGCCGCCGGTGCCTGCCAGCCTGGCCAGCCAGGTGGCGAAGTACAACGACTTCAAGCCGACCTCGTTCGCGTCCTGGCACCCGACCAGGCTCGAGATGATCGTCTCGCGCCGCCACAACAACACGCCCCAGCTGTTCCGCGTCGCCAAACCGGGTGCGCCGCTCGCATTGATGACCGATTACGCCGAGCCGGTGCGCTCGGCCCAGTACGAGCCGCGTCATGGCAAGTACTATGTGTTCGGCCGCGATGCCGGCGGCAACGAGGTGTTCCGCGCCTACCGCCGCGAGGTCGGCAGCCTGGATGCGATTCCGGTCACGCCGGACAACCGCCGGGTGCAGGACACCGCCTGGGCCAGGAAGAGCGGCCGGCTGCTGTACGTGACGGTGCCGGTGGGCCGCCAGGGCTCGAACGACCAGATCAGCTCCACGGTCAGCATCGTCGACCCGACGCAGCCGGAGCAGGCGCGCGTGCTGGCCGAGCTGCCGGGCGGCGGCTGGGGCTCCTTCGAATTCTCGCACGACGACAAGCAGCTGGTGTACAGCGAGTACGTGTCGGCCAACGAATCCTACCTGTGGCTGATGGACGTCGCCAGCGGCAAGAGCCGGCGCCTGACCGAGCAGGGTGGAGAGAAGGTCGCCTACGGCAATGCCAGGTTCGCGCGCGACGGCAAGGGCATCTACACGACCAGCGACCGCGGTTCGGAGTTCCAGCGCCTGGTCTACATCGACATCGCCAGCGGCAAGGAGACCGTGCTGACGCCTGGCATCAACTGGGACATCGACAGCTTCGACCTGACCGAGGACGGCAAGCTGCTCGCGTTTGTCGCCAACGAGGACGGCACGAGCGTGCTGCGCATGATGCGAACGGCGGACCGCAAGCTGGTGGCGCAGCCGGAGCTGCCGATGGGTGTCATCGGGCGCATCGAGTGGCACAAGGACAGCCGCCACCTGGCGCTGTCGCTGGCCTCGGCGCGCAGCCCGTCGGAGGTCTACAGCGTCGACGCGAAGACGAGCGCCGTGACGCGCTGGACCCGGCACGAGAAGATGGAGGTGGACATGAACAAGTTCGCCGAGCCCTCGCTGGTGCGCTGGAAGTCGTTCGACGGCCGCGAGATCTCGGGCTTCGTCTACCGTCCGGACGCCGCCAGGTTCCCGGGCAAGCGCCCGGTGCTGATCAATATCCACGGCGGTCCGGAAGGGCAGTCGACGCCGGGCTTTTTGGGCCGCAACAACTACTTCACCGACGAGATGGGCCTGACGGTGATCTACCCGAACGTGCGCGGCTCGACCGGCTACGGCAAGAGCTTCCTGAAGCTGGACAACGGCAAGCTGCGTGAAGACTCGGTGAAGGACATCGGCGCGCTGCTCGACTGGATCGCGGCCCAGCCCGACATGGACGCCTCGCGCGTGGCGGTGATGGGCGGCTCCTACGGCGGCTACATGACCCTGGCCGTATCGACCATGTACCCGGAGCGCATCGCCGCCAGCATCGACATCGTCGGCATCTCGAACTTCGTCACCTTCCTCGAGCGCACCGAGAGCTACCGCCGCGACCTGCGCCGCGTGGAGTACGGCGACGAGCGCGACCCCGAGATGCGCAAGTGGATGGAAGCGACGGCGCCGGCCAACAACGCGTCGAAGATCAAGAAGCCGCTGTTCGTCGTGCAGGGCAAGAACGACCCGCGCGTGCCCTGGCAGGAGGCCGACCAGATCGTGGCCACGGTGAAGAAGAACGGCACGCCGGTGTGGTACATGACGGCGAACGACGAAGGACACGGTTTCGGCAAGAAGGCCAATGCCGACTACCTGTTCTATGCGACGATCGATTTCTTCAATACGTACTTACTGAAATAAACTGTAGGGTGGTCGGCTATGCCGACCGCGCGTTCAAGTCACGTACGCCGGCCTGCTCCGTGGTTTGTATTCGGTCCTTGAACGCGCGGACGGCGAAGCCGTCCACCCTACGCAGTAACGAGATACGCCGCGATCGCTTTCCCCACCTCGGTCGTATCCGCCGTCCCGCCCATGTCCGGCGTGCGCGGCCCGTTCACCAGGCAGTGCTCGATCGCGCGCAGCAGCGCATCGTGCGCATCCTTGTACCCCAGGAACTCCAGCATCATCGCCCCCGACCAGATCATGGCGATCGGGTTGGCGATGTTCCTGCCGTAGATGTCGGGCGCCGAGCCGTGCACCGGCTCGAACAGCGAGGGGAAGCTGCGCTCGGGATTCAGGTTGGCCGAGGGAGCGATGCCGATCGTGCCGGTGCAGGCCGGGCCCAGGTCCGACAGGATGTCGCCGAACAGGTTCGAGGCCACCACCACGTCGAAACGCTCGGGCGACAGCACGAAGCGCGCCGCCAGGATGTCGACGTGGTACTTGTCCCAGCGGACATCCGGATACGCTGCTCCAACAGCGGCCACGCGCTCGTCCCAGTAGGGCATCGAGATCGCGATGCCGTTCGACTTGGTGGCGGCGGTCAGGTGCTGCTTCGGGCGGCGCTGGGCCAGGTCGAAGGCGTACTTGAGGATGCGGTCGGTGCCCTTGCGGGTGAAGATGGCTTCCTGCAGCACCAGCTCGCGCTCGGTGCCCTCGAACATGCGTCCGCCCACCGCCGAGTATTCGCCTTCGGTATTCTCCCTCACCACGTAGAAGTCGATGTCGCCCGGCTTCTTATTGGCGAGCGGGCAGGGCACGCCCGGCATCAGGCGCACCGGGCGCAGGTTGACGTACTGGTCGAACTCGCGCCGGAACTTGAGCAGCGAGCCCCACAGCGAGATGTGGTCGGGAACAAGGTCGGGCCAGCCGACCGCGCCGAAGAAGATCGCGTCGACGCCGTCGAGTTGCTGTTTCCAGTCGTCCGGCATCATCTTGCCGTGCTCGCGGTAGTAGTCGCAGCTGGCCCATGCGAAGGTGACGAACTCCAGCGGGATGCCGAAGCGCCGCGCCGCCGCCTCGACGGCGCGCAAGCCCTCGGGCATGACCTCCTTGCCGATGCCGTCTCCGGCGATCACGGCGATCCTGTGCTGCTGCATGGCTGGCTCCTGTGGGTGTTGAGTGTCGGCTCAGCATAGCAAGAATACGCCACGTTTATAATCCACCGTGGTGTGGCCTTATGGAACACGAATCGTGAATAATCAAATCGAAAACGGTGACCTGGCGGTCTTTGTGGAAGTAGTCCGCAGGGGTAGCTTCAGCGGGGCGGCGCACAGCCTGGGCATGTCCGCGGCCTTTGTCAGCAAGCGCATCGGCATACTGGAAGCGCAGCTCGGGGTGCGGCTGTTCGCGCGCTCCACGCAGCGCGTGGTGATCACCGAGGAGGGCGAGCAGGTCTATGCCAGGGCCCAGCTGATCCTGGCGCAGCTCGACGACATGCTCGACGACGTCGCCGAGCGGCGCCAGGAGCCGGCCGGGCGCCTGCGCATCTGCAGCAGCTTCGGTTTCGGGCGCAACGTGGTCGCGCCCGTGGTCGCCAGGCTGGCCGCCAGCCACCCGAAGCTGCAGATCCGCCTGGAGGTGTTCGACCGCCTGGTCGACACAGTGGCGGAAGGCTTCGACCTGGACGTGCGCATCGGCGACGACCTGCCGCCGCAGCTGGTGGCGCGCAAGCTGATGGACAACCACCGCATCCTGTGCGCGGCGCCAGGCTATATCGCGCGCCACGGCATGCCGAAGTCGCTGAAGGTACTCGCCAGCCACCAGTGCCTGGCGATCAAGGAGCGCGACCACCCGTTCGGCACCTGGCGCCTGCGCGGCAAAGGCGGGGAGGAGACGGTGCGGGTATCCGGCCCGCTCTCGACCAACCACGGCGAAATCGCGCTGCGCTGGGCGGTCGAAGGCGCGGGCATCGTGCTGCGTTCGCTGTGGGATGCGCGCGCCTACCTGGAGAGCGGCGCGCTGGTGCAGGTTCTGCCCGACTACACCCAGCCGGCCAGCGTGTGGGCCGTGTATCCGCAGCGCCTGAGCGGATCGGGCAGGGTGCGCGTGTGCGTCGACTTCCTGCGCCGGCACCTGGGGCAGCCGGACGCCCGGCTTGGCGCGGACGGTGCGCTTCGCTAAGATGCCATCTCATCCTTACCAACCCGTCAGGACAGATTGTGTGGCTACCCGGAGACCCGATACCTGAACTCGTGGCCAGCACGAGGCGCCCCCGGTGGTGGCGGGCAAGCGTCATTCCCTGACGGGCAGTGTTCGTGTAGCCGCGTTCATGCCGGGGCAAGCCGCGTCCATGTCATCCAAACCGGGATTCGCCGCATCGCGCCGCGCCGCAGCCCCGGCCCCGCTAGAGTAGGCGTTCCAAATCCGAAGAGAGAGACCGCGCATGAAATCGACCCTGCTTGGCCTGCTGGCCAGCTTCGCCCTGGCCGCCGGCCCCGCCCACGCCGTCGACGCCAGCGGCCACTGGAAAGGCCGCATCGCCGATTCCCTGAACGTGCAACTGGAGTTCGCCCGGGCGGCCGACGGCAGGTGGGAAGGAAAACTGGCGGTGCCCCAGCAGGGCTTCAAGACGCCAGTCGAGCAGCTGGAAGTCGGCGCGGAGCAGCTCGGGTTCAGACTGCCGCAACTGAACGCCGGTTTCACGGCGCGCTGGAGCGAACAGGACCAGGCCTGGATCGGCACCTGGAGCCAGAACGGCCAGACGCTGCCGCTGCGCCTCGAGCGCACCGATGCCGCGGCGCTCAAGCCGAAGCGTCCGCAGCTGGAAGCGATCGCCGCGCGCCAGCCGAGCTATGCCAGCGTCGAGGTCGGCTTCGCCAACCCGGCGGGTGGCCACGTTCTCGCCGGCACCTTGACCGTCCCCCAGGGCAAGGGGCCGTTCCCGGCGGTCGTGCTGGTGCATGGCTCCGGTCCCGTCGACCGCGACGAGACCGTCCGCGAGCACAAGCCCTTCCTGGTGCTGGCCGACCACCTGAGCCGCCAGGGCATCGCGGTCCTGCGCTACGACAAGCGCGGCGTCGGCAAGTCCGGCGGCGTGTACAAGCTGGCGACGACCCAGGACTTCGCCACCGATGCCGAGGCCGCGCTCGCCTTCCTGCGCGGCCGGCCCGAGATCGATGCGAAACGGATCGGCATGCTCGGCCACTCGGAAGGCGGCATGATCGCGCCGATGGTGGCGGCGCGCGACCCAGGCCTGGCCTTCGTCGTGATGCTGGCGGCTCCCGGGGTGCGCGGCGAACTGCTGATGGTCGAACAGATCGCGCTGGGAACGAAAGCCGCGGGGATGCCGGACGAGGCGGTGGCCAGGGAGCGTGAGCTGAACCGCGCGGTATTCGCGGCCATCCTGGCCGAGCCAAGCCCGGCGCTGGCCGGCGAAAAGGCGCGCCGCATGATGGAAGCGGCCGAACGCGATGGGCTGCTGTCGCCCGGGACCGCCGCGGCGCGCGCCAGCCTGTTCGCTTCGCCCTGGTTCCATGCCTTCCTGCGGCACGAACCCGGCCCGGTCCTGCGCGCCGTGCGCCAGCCCATCCTGGTGCTGAACGGCGAGCGCGACCTGCAGGTGCCGGCCGCGATGAACCTTGCCGCCATCCGCACGGCGCTCGCGGGTAATGGGCGCGCCGTGGTGAAGGAACTGCCGGCGCTGAACCACCTGGACCAGACCGCGCGCACCGGGGCCGGCAGCGAATACGCCGAGATCGAGGAAAGCCTCGCGCCGCTCGCGCTCGACACCGTCAGCGACTGGATCCTGGCAAGGGTCAAGGCGCCGCGCGACAGCATAAAATAGCCAAATGGAAAACAACGCCCCAGCCGACCACGAATCACCGCTTCCGTCCAGCCTCGCCGCCAGGCTGGGAGGATGGTCGCATCGCGCCCAGCAGTATCCGGTATTCGGCAAGACCTGGTACGGCTACCGCATGCGCTCGTTCCGGGTCCCGATGATCCTGTTGGCGCTGGTGCTGGTCATGCTGGCCGCGCTGGTTCCCAAGCCGCCGCCCGAGGTCAACCCGCTGGCCTTCTGGTTCACCTTCCCGGCCATCTGGCTGGTGGTGGCCACCGCCCTGGCGCTGGGACGCGGCCTGGCGGTGCTGGTGCGGGCGCGCGGCTGGCGTCCGCGGCGCGAAGCGGCCGGCATCGTGTGCGCATTGCTGCTGGGGGTGCTGCTGGCCTGGTCGCTGACGCCTTTCGTGAGGACCGGCGGCCAGCCGGCGTCAGGACAGGCGTCGGCCGAACTGCGGGCCGAGCAGGAGCGCGACAACCGCGTGGTCAACCTGGCGATCTGGTTCCCGGTGCTGGTCTGGCTGGCCGGTCCCTTCGACCTGGCCGCCTATTTCCGCCAGCGCGGCTTGCTGCGCGAGGCCGCCCTGCAGGCGCAGGCCGAGCGCTACAAGCACCAGCGCAACGAAGTCGAGGTGAAGCTGGCGGTGCTGGCCAGCCAGGTCGAGCCCCACTTCCTGTTCAACACCCTGTCGGGCGTGCGCGCCGCCATGCTGTCCGATCCGGATCGCGGCATCGTCATGATCGACCACCTGATCGACTACCTGCGCTCGACCATCCCGCAACTGCGCGCCGACGGCGCCAGCACCTTCGTCACCCTCGGCTCGCAATGCGATTCGGTGCGCGCCTACCTGGGCGTGATTGCAGCGCGCATGCCG from Massilia varians encodes:
- a CDS encoding thiol:disulfide interchange protein DsbA/DsbL, which gives rise to MRSLRFALIAATMVASTAIASPADPKNGVDYQTLAAPQPVQATGKKVEVLEFFAYHCPACNMLEPTLKQWVKKQGDNIVMRRVPLPFQGPADPEARLFLTLEAMGKLDQYHDRVFQAVHVQRQRLMKDDQIIEWAVKNGLDKAKFMETWNSFGVTTKLRRLQQTASAYKVSGTPTIIIDGKYVVSPGQIQESNKIQDVNQLMQATSQVLDKLVERAAKTK
- a CDS encoding DUF6151 family protein, which gives rise to MTIALRCRCGKLRGQVDARRVAARAVCYCKDCQAYGRFLGTSVLDPLGGTEVAATLPAAVRFDAGLEHLACMSLSPQGLYRWYANCCRTPVGNTPRDPRTSYLGLVRTCLDASDAELARQLGPLRCRVETGSAKGPVKSSVLGTAWAVCRIGTMLMKARLGGSYRENPFFRPGTSEPVTPPQVLSLEERKALNP
- a CDS encoding ATP-binding protein, with protein sequence MNRIFFRFFVLVMLSITAATFVIYFAFSRLFGDPLEDIARRQAAAQIFLLEQYIDQAPSDEWLARLNNVRVVSDVRYDLIPLAQARSALPAGRRALLERGELVLDPANRGFYRRVDLDGQRYIGSNEEVLHAQDLPVDIGKALTMEALRYVIVAIALLVPIALWSRSHWQGLQSLSRMADEFGSGKLSARSQMKPSASIYPLAERINHMADRIEDLLEAQKSLLHSVSHELRTPIARLEFGLELLDARARDPDLGKRIRAMEGDLRELNSLVGELLDMSKLDSTRQLQREPVRLDTVLRDCLEMLPPSPHALDCVLAEDLGELALDRRLLARAVCNLLRNAQKYAAGRILLAAARSGDGVEITVDDDGPGIPLDERDRVFEPFYRLDRSRDRATGGFGLGLSIARKAVALHGGSLRADSAPLGGARFVITLPLDTGQEGQAERTRADAGRCEDSPDREG
- a CDS encoding MipA/OmpV family protein, encoding MKKLFALVLAVSGSAASAQTPTTNPMPDGSRDMYAGLGVVSAPRYEGADSRKIRALPVLQAQWSNGMFVSGMSAGMHLSARPLVEYGPLLAVHPRRTASGTGSIVGGVDAFATLLPSTERAMKSPNPLAGMEEIKARLEAGAFFNVYLSPQWRLTSSVLAGAGNDRNGVRGEFGIQRLAMQLAPHHTLSLSAGLGLANRAYQQSYFGVSAEQAASSGNRFYRPDGGLKDLRIGARWNWALSPSWMLTSSVQGTRLMGDTRRSPLVERPDNLTVSTAFAYRF
- a CDS encoding response regulator transcription factor, with translation MYRVMLVEDDARLAELVTEYLSGYEFAVDLVTRGDQALERFKTLSPDVVVLDLMLPGLDGMVVCRRIREVSEVPILILTAREDSYDEVSGLEQGADDFVNKPVQPRVLLARLRALLRRTAQAKGGLDARVLQFGALRIVTSDRSVVWRGEPCVLSNTEYKLLLVLAEAAGRVLSRDALLKKMRGIEFDGLDRSIDNCISKLRRKFEDADSEKIKTVWGEGYLFSPSAWD
- a CDS encoding S9 family peptidase — its product is MRLHRRPLGLTLIATLFLAAGPAAAQESAVAPPAAMVLENVPPVPASLASQVAKYNDFKPTSFASWHPTRLEMIVSRRHNNTPQLFRVAKPGAPLALMTDYAEPVRSAQYEPRHGKYYVFGRDAGGNEVFRAYRREVGSLDAIPVTPDNRRVQDTAWARKSGRLLYVTVPVGRQGSNDQISSTVSIVDPTQPEQARVLAELPGGGWGSFEFSHDDKQLVYSEYVSANESYLWLMDVASGKSRRLTEQGGEKVAYGNARFARDGKGIYTTSDRGSEFQRLVYIDIASGKETVLTPGINWDIDSFDLTEDGKLLAFVANEDGTSVLRMMRTADRKLVAQPELPMGVIGRIEWHKDSRHLALSLASARSPSEVYSVDAKTSAVTRWTRHEKMEVDMNKFAEPSLVRWKSFDGREISGFVYRPDAARFPGKRPVLINIHGGPEGQSTPGFLGRNNYFTDEMGLTVIYPNVRGSTGYGKSFLKLDNGKLREDSVKDIGALLDWIAAQPDMDASRVAVMGGSYGGYMTLAVSTMYPERIAASIDIVGISNFVTFLERTESYRRDLRRVEYGDERDPEMRKWMEATAPANNASKIKKPLFVVQGKNDPRVPWQEADQIVATVKKNGTPVWYMTANDEGHGFGKKANADYLFYATIDFFNTYLLK
- a CDS encoding tartrate dehydrogenase, producing the protein MQQHRIAVIAGDGIGKEVMPEGLRAVEAAARRFGIPLEFVTFAWASCDYYREHGKMMPDDWKQQLDGVDAIFFGAVGWPDLVPDHISLWGSLLKFRREFDQYVNLRPVRLMPGVPCPLANKKPGDIDFYVVRENTEGEYSAVGGRMFEGTERELVLQEAIFTRKGTDRILKYAFDLAQRRPKQHLTAATKSNGIAISMPYWDERVAAVGAAYPDVRWDKYHVDILAARFVLSPERFDVVVASNLFGDILSDLGPACTGTIGIAPSANLNPERSFPSLFEPVHGSAPDIYGRNIANPIAMIWSGAMMLEFLGYKDAHDALLRAIEHCLVNGPRTPDMGGTADTTEVGKAIAAYLVTA